Genomic segment of Mercurialis annua linkage group LG6, ddMerAnnu1.2, whole genome shotgun sequence:
TAAAAAACCCTTCTGGGTGACTATTTTTACAGTATCCTCATTTATTTATAGACTAGCTCACTCAGCTTGTTGAGAAGccatatatttttgtaattctgacaattttattaatggaaattagcctttgttaaaaaaaacaaaaaaaaattatgatcgTTAGATCTGAATTCGAGCAAAATTTGAAGCGATTTAATTACGAATTAAAATTTCGAGTGGCCcggaaattaaatttgaaattcgtAATAAATTTTCAAGAAGTTATGATAGAATTAAAGAAATcagtttgttaaattgttatgaGTTGAAGATTTTGAATTGCTTGATTAAATTGCTAGTAATTTATCTTTGAATgaattgaagaagaaaaagaaaaaaaagaaaaaaaaatagttgtaaccactgttttaaaaaccggaccagTTGGTTGAGCCGGTTAAACCAGGAACTGACCAATGATCCGGTctaaaactgtaaaaaaaaCAGATCTTTTGGCTGAACTGAGTGAGACCGTATTTTGTCGGATCAAACCGGTAAAAATCTGGTGAACCGGAGAATGAACCGGTAAAAATTGATGaaccaaaatttttaattttttaaaacttattaaaCTGGTTGAATCGGTTAAACCGAGAACCAGTagcctcaccggttcggccaTCGATTCGATTTTTAATACGGGCTATAATTAAAACATgtaaagtatatataaaatataaaaacaaacagGCAGATGAAAAGAATAAATACATGACACGCTCATATATATAAATCAAgttgaaattttgaatttaacaaATGCTAATTTTctcgtcaaaaaaaaaatctgatattttatctatttaggTAGTTTGCAAATTTGTCCTTAAATGTACAAGTTTTACTTCATAAATGTACAACAAGTTTTACTTCATATGGATGCAGATAGGGACGTTCAAATATGGGTTATATAACCCATGAACTTTGAAGGATAATCTACACAAATCCTCCAAAAGTGGTCTTATCTAATATTTTTACCTCAGGTTTTTGGTTTTTGCAGTAATCTCTcaataaaatagaaaagtttACACAATtccctcataacccaaaataaactaaaaaaatataacaaataggACAATTATAACCCCTGGCATGAAACCGTGTAAAACAAAGAGAATATTTATGCTTCTTCTTAActaaaacataaaagaaaaactGAAGAACTCCGGCGCTATTATAATAGTCGGACCACGGTGGTCGGACCGGCGGCACGGTGGTCACCTACCGCTGGAGAGATAAAGATCCATGGCCGGAGAGAGATAAAGAGAATCGGAAATACAACTTCAATTGATATATGCAATTTgttctttatatatatactagtcattcaaatggaaaaaaaaatcaccatTTGTTTGATATGTTGCTTCTTTCACCGATGATGTAATTCTTCCATTGTATTGCTCTATTTTGTTGTAATGGCTAATCCTACTGCCATACTGTAGTCCGAAGCTGAGTTCGAATCGTTGATAGCAGGGATTGAAGATAAAATTTGAAGCTGCAGATTGTGAAAAATTAGAGTTTTCGATTTACATCTCTAGATCTAGGATTTATCTTTTTAGGCAATGTGCATTTGGTTGGTTTATAAGATAAAAAGAAACAACAAATCAATGGCTGGGTTTATTGAATCTTaaattgcatgttatgtgtttgtTGAAATGTGTATACGAAGAATATTTGGCTTTCTTGTTTGCTTGTGTTGGGCAATACCAACTTTTTTTATGCAAAGACTAATAACAGTTCAATTGTTATACTTATTGGCTAAACTTTTACTAGTTCAttgcatttttgttatttatattcTATAGTGTGAGTTTTTCTAAAGGTATATGAAAAGAAAGCTTAAAGAATAATTTCAGCTATAGGAAATATCATATGATATTGCAGATTTCTATAATTTTCATTGattttctcatttttctttTGCCAAATGATTgtctcataattaatttaattgtgataaattagACAATTAAAATGAGTATTATAAAGGGTTTTTTTGTGGTGCGTTTATTTTGGCGTTTGCTGAGCATTTGATCTAGAACCGACCAATTCTGACagattaattttgattataaagagcagtaaaataaattttattaaaaactgatttaatgtagttcagttgatataagttCACATCAAGTTCACATCAAGtcgattttcggttttatacaCTGTCTACTTATTGGCTAAACTTTTACTAGTTCAttgcatttttgttatttatattcTATAGTGTGAGTTTTTCTAAAGGTATATGAAAAGAAAGCTTAAAGAATAATTTCAGCTATAGAAAATATCATATGATATTGCAGATTTCTATAATTTTCATTGattttctcatttttctttTGCCAAATGATTgtctcataattaatttaattgtgataaattagACAATTAAAATGAGTATTATAAAGGGTTTTTTTGTGGTGCGTTTATTTTGGCGTTTGCTGAGCATTTGATCTAGAACCGACCAATTCTGACagattaattttgattataaagagcagtaaaataaattttattaaaaactgatttaatgtagttcagttgatataagttCACATCAAGTTCACATCAAGtcgattttcggttttatacactgtcaaatacatttcatttaaaaagagatattcaatttgtatattaaactaaatctcaaaattctctcgatataaaatgtcagttaaaattgtaaagagcagcaagacaaattttattaaaaattgaattaatgtagttcagttgatacaagttcacatcaggttgatttacggttttatagactgtcgaatgcatttcacttaaaagcgatattcaatttgtatattacactaaatttcaaaaattgtctctatataaaacatatataagattgtaaagagcagtaagataatttttattaaaaattgaattaaggtagttcagttgatataggttcatataaggttcacatcaggttgatttacggttttataaactgtcgaatgtatttcacttaaaagaaatattcaatttgtatattatactaaatctaaaaattctctttatataaaatgtatttgaGATCGTAAAGAGTAGtaagataaaatttattaaaaattgaattaaggtaaTTCAGTTGGTATAATTTCATAttcggttcacatcaggttgattttagGTTTTATAGACTGCCAAATACATTTTAGTTAACAGATATccaatttgtatattaaactaaatctcaaaattctctctatataaaattcagttaagattgtaaagagcagtaagacaaaaattattaaaaactgaattaagtTAGTTCAGTTTATGTCAGTTAAGATTCTAAAGGAGTTTTGAAAATTAACAATTCCTCTGCATATTTATTGTGTAAAACACGATTCCAttcatttcatatttatataggttcacatcaggttcacattaggttgattttttgttttatagattgtcaaatatattttagttaaaaGAGATATGCAATTTGTATATCaccaaatctcaaaattctctctacataaaatgtcagttaagattgtaatgggcagtaagacaaattttattaaaaaccgAGTTAAGGTAATTCAGCTTATATAGGtttacatcaggttgattttcgatttTATAGAGTGTCAactacatttcacttaaaaatatattctattacgctaaatctcaaaattctctccaTATAAAATTCCAGTTAAGATTGCAAAGAGcaataagataaattttattaaaaactggATTAAAGTAGTTCAGTTTATGTCAATTAAGATTTTAAAGGAGTTTTGAAAATAACAATTTCTCTGCATATCTATCATGTAAAACATGATTCCattcattttatatttcagAAAGTCTAAATTTTCAGCTGTTCATATTTAGAATATGTCTCAATCctttcataaatataaaaatctgtGTACTCTTCCAATACTAAGAACAAATTTGGCTCTAAACTGTAGACTCTAATTTTGGCTAAATCTATAATTATAacacaaaattaatataaaacaaatagcACAATTAGAATTGTATTATCATCAATTACTACAATAACATTCAGTTTAATTAAAGAGAACAAACAACCACCACAACCAAAAATGGCTATTTTCACTAATGAACCACCACCACAAAGCACCTGAACTCTAACCCAATCTGAACTCCACTTCTTtcctattcttttttttttttttttaccaaagatAGAATTCATTGATGAAGAGTAAATTACATtggaaagtcatataacaaagttaatatatgatctttcaattttgatctaaaatactaacaaacaacccaagatacaagcaaaaaataaatcgaaattaaGCAAATCTAAACATCGATTCCGCATAAAAGGACCGAACAAGAACTTAAGAGTGAAGTTCCGTTGGAGCGGGTCTTCGATTTGTCCTTCCGATTTGACCGGCAAACCGCTTGATCCGTTGAAGCTAAGTATTTCCGATCCTCATCTTCAATGAAGTTCTAAAAAGTTAGAACAATACCCATCCAaaatttttagatctacaaaaaaTTGACTATGAAGCTTGAACAATCACTTGAGATTCTTGATAGATCTAAAAACAcacaccataaaaacataaaaacataaactttcaagcaaaaaaacactaaaatccaTACCGAAAAAGCTATTAAACggataaatttattgaaataaggcttaagtttataaaagattAAACTTTTATGGGCGGAGAGGAGGCGATTTCCGATTGAGATCGGAAAATCACCTCCTCCCACCCTTTAAGAGATGAAGTAGAGAGGAAGAAACTCTAATTAAAATATCGCCATCTTACTAGTCACCATCGATCGTATAATTTTCAACGAGAGTGTTGGTTTCTACTGTCAAACCTACTCTCGTCCATCCTCTCATCACCACCGCTGCCATCTTCTCGCCGGAATTTCATAACCTCAAAATTTGACGTTGATCTAACTTAAAACGCCACCTCAAATGACAGCCACCACaatcatttgaaattaaatttgatgcTCAAGAAGCTGTAATTAAGAAACCGTAGTACCTATGGCCGATTAGAAGTAAAGAACGATGGGATTAATAAAGAAAGAAGAAGCAGAGATTGAAATGATTTATACAGTGAGAACCTCTATCATTGAAATAGATCTTTCTCTCCGATTTGACAGTCTGACCAGCACCGCCGTTGATGCCGTCGTTGATACCATTGGCCACCGTCGGTCGGGTAACCGTAAACTAGAACATAGTCCCTTGAGTTTTGGTTGACGGGACCAGGTAAGCAGCACCTGTAGACACACATGACAACCATTTCTAACTCACAAGTGAGGGGTAAATTAGGACAACGATTATATTGAGGTATACTATagaaatagattttaaaaattgagagatttctgcaaaaaataaaaagctgggtcactaacataaacttttgaatttttgggtTATATGGTATAATTTTCTCAACTTTGAATTTGATAGTATTTGATAGTTACAGAGGCCCATATTAGTCTTACATAGCATTGAAGTGGGCTTCATTTAAtcacaaatttcaaatttacgATGTATATCCATTTTGTTGAAGCAGCCTAACGGTCTTCTACACAATTTCCACCGCACTGTAATCGCCACTTGCCCAAACACAGacgaaattttaaaatttagcttTTCAATTTCCAGTAGCACAGAAAAATTGAAGAAGGAAAAGAGATGGGAAATGGTACAAAGACAGAGGTAGCCATAGaaatttcaccgtcgccgtcaTCGGAAGACGGGACGCCGCTCCGACCGATATTTTGCCTGAAAAACAAAATGGATACGAAGCCATTTGATGATGCTTACGACTGTTTCATACTCGATTTTGATCAGCAAGACTCTCCTCTTAATCGcatttctctttcttttcatGATGACGATGATCTCGCGGTAGTTGCTGAAAAGGGTCAGGTTAGGGTTTCTTTTTAATTCGCTTTTATTATAGTCTGCGCTTCgttaattagtttaaaaattggttaaatttgtttgttttactGTAATTTATAGGTAGCTTGTAGAGATTACCCACATTCAAGACATCTCTGTGTGAAGTTTCCATTTGAGACAACGCCTCATGAGAAATTCTGCCCACTGGTGATTTCACTTGATTTCTCTCATTTGATTTGTTAAtagctatgtagcacggaaacggaaacggaaacgataaaATAGAAAactagaaatgaaaaaaataaagaaatgatatttttaataagtAATTAAAAATGTAGGATTGTATAAGTTTTCGCGAAATATAGATTAATATGATTCGTTTGATTTCTCTGTTTTTGATACAAATGTGaatattgattgattgaatGACTGAATAATTGATTGATAATAGTGTTATTGCTACGTTTGCGATTTGGCTGCACCGTGCAAGCTCTGGAAAGATCCTAGATCGGCGCATTGTCATGCTACGGGAAACGTTGATGCTTGGAAATCGGAGAGGAGGTCGAGAAGAAAGCAGCAGTCTCCACCCTCAAGTTCAAGTGAATGGAGCTCCTGACTCTATTGTTCATTCTGATCCTTTTTTTTGAAGGCAATGGGTATGTAAAACATGATTTATCAACTTGGGTTGCAAATTCTGCTGTCAGTTAATCAAATTCATGCTTTGAATTTGATTCTTTTTGGTAATATAGGTAGTTTTAGTGTGTGGGATATTACTGATTTAAGGAGAATTTTGTGC
This window contains:
- the LOC126687986 gene encoding RPM1 interacting protein 13-like; the encoded protein is MGNGTKTEVAIEISPSPSSEDGTPLRPIFCLKNKMDTKPFDDAYDCFILDFDQQDSPLNRISLSFHDDDDLAVVAEKGQVACRDYPHSRHLCVKFPFETTPHEKFCPLCYCYVCDLAAPCKLWKDPRSAHCHATGNVDAWKSERRSRRKQQSPPSSSSEWSS